In Arvicola amphibius chromosome 1, mArvAmp1.2, whole genome shotgun sequence, one DNA window encodes the following:
- the LOC119816142 gene encoding olfactory receptor 13A1-like, with the protein MMVSPNETMVTEFVLEGFSEHPSLRLLLIGCFLTLYTMALMGNTAIIVLVTSSTGLHSPMYFFLCNLATMDIVCMSSVLPKALLGLMSEKNTISFNGCMTQLFFFVWSGSSELLLLAVMAYDRYVAICHPLHYNSRMSPRLCGILAMGVWSICALNSSINTGLMARLSFCGPNVITHFFCEIPPLLLLSCSSTYVNNIVTLMADAFYGGINFILTLLSYGCIIASILRMRSAEGKRKAFSTCSSHLIVVCVYYSSVFCAYISPASSYSPERSKVTSVLYSVLSPTLNPLIYTLRNKDVKLALGRLLPSFSH; encoded by the coding sequence ATGATGGTTAGTCCCAATGAGACAATGGTGACAGAGTTTGTGCTGGAAGGGTTCTCAGAGCACCCTAGTCTAAGACTGCTCCTGATAGGCTGCTTCCTGACCCTCTACACAATGGCTCTCATGGGAAACACTGCGATCATTGTTTTGGTCACCTCCAGCACTGGGCTCCACAGTCCCATGTACTTTTTCTTGTGTAACCTGGCCACCATGGATATTGTGTGCATGTCCTCTGTGCTGCCCAAGGCATTGCTTGGTCTTATGTCTGAGAAAAACACCATCTCCTTTAATGGATGCATGACTCAGTTGTTCTTCTTTGTCTGGTCTGGATCCTCTGAGCTGCTGCTACTTGCAGTCATGGCCTATGACCGGTACGTGGCCATCTGCCATCCCTTACACTACAACTCTAGGATGAGCCCACGTCTGTGTGGGATCCTAGCCATGGGTGTGTGGTCCATCTGTGCTCTAAATTCATCCATCAACACTGGTCTGATGGCACGGCTGTCATTCTGTGGCCCCAACGTCATCACCCACTTCTTCTGTGAgatccctccactcctcctcctctcctgcagCTCCACATATGTGAATAACATAGTGACTCTTATGGCAGATGCCTTTTATGGAGGCATCAACTTCATCCTCACCTTACTCTCCTATGGCTGCATCATCGCCAGCATCCTGCGCATGCGTTCTGCTGAGGGCAAGAGGAAGGCCTTTTCtacctgctcctcccacctcatCGTGGTCTGTGTGTACTACTCATCTGTGTTCTGTGCCTACATCAGTCCTGCTTCCAGCTACAGCCCAGAAAGAAGCAAAGTGACCTCAGTGCTGTACTCAGTCCTCAGCCCAACCCTGAACCCCCTCATCTATACACTGAGGAACAAGGATGTCAAGCTGGCCCTGGGGAGGCTCTTGCCCTCTTTCTCACATTAG